The Colletotrichum higginsianum IMI 349063 chromosome 2, whole genome shotgun sequence genome has a segment encoding these proteins:
- a CDS encoding Tyrosinase central domain-containing protein, giving the protein MPGRTETRQVTTRRQPDLDGSDGNPVPHEGLVLAKLWNNVAIVLPPGNGGGCVTRSPFSSMTVRLGPQAMISYGNATTSNSATLMEGNPRCLTRDLNAYPLRRWANSGNMINLIRENSAVEKFQAVAQGGIRGTPRLGSWAGTLLGCLLKRWRRGNIIGCIGPGRT; this is encoded by the exons ATGCCCGGTAGAACCGAGACTCGTCA GGTCACGACAAGACGGCAGCCCGACCTTGATGGGAGCGACGGCAACCCCGTTCCGCacgagggcctcgtcctcgcaAAACTCTGGAACAACGTCGCCATCGTTCTCCCTcccggcaacggcggcggctgcgtcACCCGCAGCCCCTTCTCCAGTATGACGGTCCGCCTCGGACCGCAAGCGATGATTTCGTACGGCAACGCCACCACCTCGAATTCGGCAACGCTCATGGAGGGCAACCCGCGCTGCCTGACGCGGGACCTTAACGCCTACCCGCTGCGCCGATGGGCCAACTCCGGCAACATGATAAACCTGATCCGAGAAAAcagcgccgtcgagaagTTCCAGGCCGTCGCACAGGGAGGGATCCGAGGCACGCCAAGACTAGGCAGCTGGGCGGGAACCCTCCTCGGATGTCTTCTCAAGCGCTGGCGACGCGGCAATATAATCGGCTGCATTGGGCCTGGCAGAACCTAA